From a single Kwoniella shandongensis chromosome 9, complete sequence genomic region:
- a CDS encoding NADH-cytochrome b5 reductase 1 yields MSTIEALAEKLAPHAHTLGGLVAVLLLGIFLAYNSGALGGDRKVLDPVEWRSFKLIRKDHLSHNTALYRFALPRATDCLGLPVGQHISVAAEIDGKQVVRSYTPSTLDDDKGHFDLVVKTYEKGNISRYLSLLTIGQSVKIKGPKGKFIYTADLAPALLMIAGGTGITPMYQIIKSSIKNPADKTKLSLIYANVEEDDILLRKELEELRDASNGRFTLFYVLNKPPAGWTGGVGFVTKEMIEQHMPDGGVGSANHGEGHKVLMCGPPPMIGAMKGHLSTIGYPAPRTVSKLEDQVFLF; encoded by the exons ATGTCAACTATCGAGGCTTTGGCAGAGAAATTGGCGCCGCATGCGCATACTCTTGGAGGTCTTGTTGCTGTACTCCTCTTGGGTATCTTCTTAGCTTACAAcagtg GCGCTCTTGGGGGTGATAGGAAGGTACTTGATCCTGTTGAATGGAGATCGTTCAAGTTAATCCGAAAggatcatctctcccacaaCACTGCTCT ATACCGATTCGCCCTCCCTCGAGCTACGGACTGTCTCGGTCTTCCGGTCGGTCAACACATCTCCGTCGCAGCTGAGATCGACGGGAAGCAGGTTGTGAGGTCTTACACCCCTAGTACTTTGGACGATGACAAGGGTCATTTCGATTTGgttgtcaag ACATACGAGAAGGGTAACATCTCTCGATACTTGTCTTTGCTCACAATCGGACAATCTGTCAAGATCAAGGGACCCAAGGGCAAATTCATCTACAC TGCCGACCTCGCCCCTGCTTTGCTCATGATTGCTGGTGGTACCGGTATCACACCGATGTACCAAATCATCAAATCGTCAATCAAGAACCCAGCCGACAAGACCAAACTCTCTCTCATCTACGCCAacgtcgaggaggatgacatcT TGTtgaggaaggagttggaggaaTTGAGAGATGCTTCCAATGGTCGATTCACCCTtttc TACGTCCTCAACAAGCCTCCAGCAGGCTGGACCGGTGGTGTCGGATTCGTcacgaaggagatgatcgaacAACACATGCCTGATGGAGGTGTCGGATCGGCCAACCACGGCGAGGGACACAAGGTGTTGATGTGTGGACCTCCTCCTATGATCGGCGCGATGAA GGGACACCTCTCAACTATCGGTTATCCCGCACCTAGAACCGTGTCAAAGTTGGAAGACcaagtcttcctcttttAA